The following proteins are co-located in the Pedobacter sp. FW305-3-2-15-E-R2A2 genome:
- a CDS encoding RNA polymerase sigma-70 factor, which produces MSNRHNHTDEELIILYKENDVVAFREIYVRYWYELYLITNKRLRSKEASEEIIQNFFTIFWTNRKKINIRSSLRAYLHTSIRYSVIDHLAKEATKNNYLELLSFNYKDTANTTEETIFLHEVEEGISFVMSKLPAKCRRVFELSRQQHKSNKEIAELLGLSEKTVENHITNALKLFRVHFKEMLIASSFAWLLF; this is translated from the coding sequence ATGAGCAACCGGCATAACCATACCGATGAAGAACTGATCATCCTATATAAGGAAAACGATGTTGTTGCTTTCCGGGAAATTTATGTCAGGTATTGGTATGAGTTGTATCTGATCACCAATAAAAGATTGAGATCCAAAGAAGCATCGGAAGAAATTATCCAGAATTTCTTTACTATATTCTGGACCAATCGGAAAAAGATCAATATCAGGAGTTCACTGAGGGCTTATCTCCATACGTCTATCCGCTATTCGGTTATTGATCATCTGGCTAAGGAGGCTACAAAAAATAACTATCTGGAATTGCTTTCTTTTAATTATAAGGACACCGCCAATACCACTGAAGAAACAATCTTCTTACACGAGGTAGAAGAGGGGATTAGTTTTGTCATGTCGAAATTGCCCGCCAAATGTCGAAGGGTATTTGAACTCAGCAGGCAGCAGCATAAATCAAATAAGGAAATTGCTGAATTATTGGGGCTCTCTGAAAAAACCGTAGAGAACCATATTACAAATGCTTTGAAACTTTTCAGGGTACATTTTAAGGAGATGCTCATCGCTTCATCCTTCGCCTGGTTATTATTTTAG
- a CDS encoding ATP-binding protein, whose product MNQELMLRLFKSIEGEPKDDIVKVASVIIESERQKGHHKLADRLNSILKRNLQSTQSLKGELKTIFGGSVTIPVDKRKNVPLATEIKREDLRHEMILSAEIEAKITRIESEFVARERLAHFGLQPRKRILLYGSPGCGKSMTAERIAWNIGLPFLKVRFEAIISSYLGESATNLTNIFAAVEHFPCVLLLDEFDFIAKARDGKQDVGEMHRVVNILLNVLEDYKGEGIVIATTNLEGTLDKALFRRFDDIIEMPKPGTEEIAKILKATLATIKISKRVSLKSMAEKMDRFSSALIVKIANDAAKLAVIGGRNVIEEADFVNSLKENENYHQ is encoded by the coding sequence ATGAATCAGGAACTGATGCTTCGTTTATTTAAGTCTATAGAAGGGGAGCCTAAGGATGATATTGTCAAGGTTGCTAGTGTCATTATCGAGTCTGAGCGTCAGAAAGGACATCATAAGCTTGCTGATAGACTGAATTCTATACTGAAAAGAAATTTGCAATCTACTCAGTCGCTTAAAGGTGAACTGAAAACTATATTTGGGGGAAGTGTAACCATTCCTGTTGATAAACGGAAAAATGTGCCACTTGCTACAGAAATAAAAAGGGAAGATCTTCGTCATGAAATGATTCTTTCAGCTGAGATTGAAGCCAAAATTACACGAATCGAGAGTGAATTTGTAGCTCGGGAACGGTTAGCTCATTTTGGTTTACAGCCAAGAAAGCGCATATTATTATACGGTAGTCCGGGTTGCGGAAAGAGTATGACGGCCGAACGTATCGCGTGGAATATAGGGTTACCTTTTTTAAAGGTACGCTTTGAGGCTATTATATCATCTTATTTGGGTGAATCTGCTACTAACCTTACTAATATTTTTGCAGCGGTAGAGCACTTTCCATGTGTTCTATTGCTCGATGAGTTCGATTTTATTGCAAAGGCAAGAGATGGTAAACAGGATGTAGGCGAGATGCATCGTGTGGTAAATATTTTGCTAAATGTGTTAGAAGACTATAAAGGTGAAGGTATTGTAATTGCAACAACAAATCTGGAAGGTACATTGGATAAAGCGTTATTCAGGCGGTTTGATGATATTATAGAAATGCCTAAACCGGGCACCGAAGAAATTGCTAAAATACTGAAAGCGACACTGGCTACAATAAAGATATCCAAAAGAGTCTCCCTTAAGTCAATGGCTGAGAAAATGGATAGATTTTCTAGCGCCTTGATAGTTAAAATTGCCAATGATGCAGCAAAGCTCGCAGTGATAGGCGGTAGGAATGTGATAGAAGAAGCTGATTTTGTGAATTCGTTGAAAGAAAACGAAAATTATCACCAATAA
- a CDS encoding HEPN/Toprim-associated domain-containing protein encodes MNNFTTYLINMTSYGSLYIKNKLVRSTVEDLDWFTNLIFHTTDAKVYEQEYRKDHPNPFLHTEEKHVLSSRAGILLERLNVLGFSEEEMKSNFEAMRQYRIKELSFLIDYHDTIETSNHIKERKFWKKYDLNDFLESIHKLVHEPDLKIKKSSYERIYSNTFNYIIDKDYDLLEALPFSNDLFSLRAFLTVVAPDTLVVFDYTDLYDAEIFTDEDVINPKEPHERIIVLTEGTSDIAILKPALQLLYPHLYEFYSFFDFESFNSQGGSGNLVNMIKSFAGAGISNKIIALFDNDTAAREAQATLEELSLPHHIKILNYPYISFAENYPTLGPTGLNFMNINGLACSIELYLGEDVLKEINGELLPILWKGYSPKMQAYQGEIMSKREIQKRYLQKLAACKASDQVSNHQNWNGIISIFEMMFDGFNSEKNNYQSVLKRESS; translated from the coding sequence TTGAATAACTTTACGACTTATCTCATTAATATGACAAGTTACGGCTCTCTTTACATCAAAAACAAACTGGTGAGATCAACGGTCGAAGATCTGGATTGGTTCACCAACCTGATATTTCATACCACCGACGCCAAGGTATATGAGCAGGAATACAGAAAAGATCATCCGAATCCCTTTTTACATACTGAAGAAAAGCATGTTTTGAGTTCTCGTGCCGGAATTCTCTTAGAAAGGCTGAACGTTCTAGGATTTTCAGAAGAGGAAATGAAGTCAAATTTTGAAGCAATGCGACAATACAGAATAAAAGAGCTAAGCTTTTTGATTGACTACCATGACACCATTGAAACAAGTAATCATATAAAAGAGCGGAAATTCTGGAAGAAATATGATCTTAATGATTTTTTAGAAAGTATACACAAGCTTGTACACGAACCTGACCTCAAAATAAAGAAGTCGTCTTACGAACGGATTTATAGTAACACCTTTAACTACATTATAGATAAGGATTATGATCTATTGGAAGCATTGCCTTTCAGCAACGACCTTTTCTCGCTTCGTGCATTTCTAACCGTGGTAGCCCCGGACACACTAGTCGTTTTTGACTACACCGACTTATATGACGCGGAAATATTCACCGATGAGGACGTTATCAATCCCAAAGAACCCCATGAACGGATTATTGTTCTGACCGAGGGCACATCAGATATTGCTATATTAAAGCCCGCCCTACAGTTGCTTTATCCTCACTTGTATGAGTTTTATAGCTTTTTTGATTTTGAAAGTTTCAATTCTCAAGGTGGCTCTGGCAATTTGGTCAATATGATTAAGTCTTTTGCCGGAGCGGGTATTAGTAACAAGATCATCGCTTTGTTTGATAATGATACTGCAGCCAGAGAAGCACAAGCCACATTAGAAGAACTCTCACTACCTCATCACATCAAAATATTAAATTACCCGTACATCTCCTTTGCAGAAAATTATCCCACATTAGGTCCTACGGGATTAAATTTCATGAATATAAATGGACTGGCCTGCAGCATTGAGTTATACCTTGGCGAAGACGTACTCAAAGAAATTAATGGAGAATTATTACCAATACTATGGAAAGGCTACAGTCCAAAAATGCAGGCATATCAGGGAGAAATTATGTCGAAACGAGAAATACAAAAACGTTATCTTCAAAAATTAGCCGCATGCAAAGCTTCAGATCAAGTATCAAATCACCAGAACTGGAACGGCATCATTTCCATTTTTGAAATGATGTTTGATGGTTTCAATTCAGAAAAAAACAACTATCAATCAGTCCTCAAGAGAGAGAGCTCTTAG
- a CDS encoding SDR family oxidoreductase, with protein MKTILVTGSNGLTGQKITERVLATKDFNLIATSKGENRFPVKEGYIYAEMDILNPVNVAEVVAKYRPDAIIHTAAMTNVDTCESQKELAKELNVGAVETLIEVCKKFDIQLIHLSTDFIFDGANGPYDELAPACPLSYYGQTKLEAEEAIIAAGGKWAILRTIIVYGIVSDMSRSNIVLWAKGALEKGEPINVVNDQWRMPTLAEDLADCCLLAVSKNAQGVYNASGKDMMSISELVGKVADYWNLDKSLIKEISAETLNQSAKRPVRTGFILDKTIRDLGYQPRSFQEGLAILDEQLKNK; from the coding sequence ATGAAAACTATATTAGTAACAGGAAGTAACGGCCTTACAGGGCAGAAGATCACAGAACGGGTACTGGCGACAAAAGATTTTAACCTCATTGCAACCTCAAAAGGGGAGAATCGTTTTCCTGTTAAAGAAGGATATATTTATGCGGAAATGGACATCCTTAATCCGGTAAATGTGGCAGAAGTGGTGGCAAAATACAGACCGGATGCGATCATTCACACCGCGGCAATGACGAATGTGGATACTTGTGAGTCGCAAAAAGAGTTGGCAAAGGAGTTGAATGTAGGCGCTGTGGAAACCTTAATTGAGGTTTGTAAGAAGTTCGATATACAGCTGATTCACTTGTCTACAGACTTTATTTTTGATGGGGCCAACGGACCGTATGATGAACTTGCGCCGGCATGTCCTTTGAGTTATTACGGACAAACCAAATTGGAAGCCGAAGAAGCGATCATCGCTGCAGGTGGAAAATGGGCAATCCTGAGAACAATCATCGTATATGGTATTGTGAGTGACATGAGCCGTAGTAATATTGTATTATGGGCAAAAGGTGCTTTGGAAAAAGGCGAACCTATTAATGTCGTAAATGACCAGTGGCGCATGCCAACTCTGGCAGAAGATCTTGCGGATTGCTGCTTACTCGCGGTGTCTAAAAATGCACAGGGTGTTTATAATGCCTCCGGAAAGGATATGATGAGCATTTCCGAACTGGTAGGAAAGGTAGCAGATTACTGGAACCTGGATAAAAGCCTGATCAAAGAGATCAGTGCAGAAACGTTAAACCAGAGCGCTAAGCGCCCGGTAAGAACAGGATTCATTTTAGATAAAACGATTCGTGATCTTGGCTATCAGCCTCGTAGTTTTCAAGAAGGATTAGCGATATTAGACGAGCAGTTAAAGAATAAATAA
- a CDS encoding Bro-N domain-containing protein, with product MDIKLFESKRIRSEWSETDQKWYFSIVDVIGTLTDSGNPQVYWRVLKKRLSDEGNQTVTNCNGLKMVAADGKMRMTDVADTEQLLRLIQSIPSPKAEPFKMWLAKVGYERMQEISDPEQSLDRARENWQKAGRTEKWIQQRMSGQETRNKLTDYWQEHGVQKGDEFVLLPILFIRNGPV from the coding sequence ATGGATATCAAATTGTTTGAAAGCAAGCGAATTCGTTCAGAGTGGAGTGAAACTGATCAGAAGTGGTATTTTTCTATTGTTGATGTCATTGGAACATTGACAGATAGTGGAAATCCACAAGTGTACTGGAGGGTGCTTAAAAAAAGGCTTTCGGATGAAGGGAATCAAACCGTTACAAATTGTAACGGTTTGAAAATGGTAGCTGCGGATGGAAAAATGCGAATGACTGATGTTGCAGATACGGAACAATTACTTCGTTTAATCCAATCTATCCCCTCGCCGAAGGCCGAACCATTTAAAATGTGGTTAGCCAAAGTGGGTTACGAGCGGATGCAGGAAATCTCCGATCCGGAGCAAAGCCTGGATAGGGCCAGAGAAAACTGGCAGAAAGCCGGCAGAACTGAGAAATGGATTCAGCAGCGCATGTCTGGGCAGGAAACCCGGAATAAGTTAACTGATTATTGGCAGGAGCATGGTGTACAAAAAGGAGATGAGTTTGTACTGCTACCAATATTATTCATCAGGAATGGACCGGTATGA
- a CDS encoding S8 family peptidase codes for MAKFPHLPLRTILDGSYKFKGFAGRGKSQRSLDNLNNRKAHGTSLLQMTEGIQQLNMDVLAWRKEQGLPDLPDEHIIPVLLQVDPQVFNIESLKGFGMEVIAEEESGFIIGASVDQFKSLKAKISKFIKETNQGTALLWQIEQGQQWRPEYILNEELYWKWLDGIKDEEQFTVDISISCHIKQSDHPVQTKGMSDESFETKLSNWYENTLVTDVELDQLMMQRQDQVQTFIELGGGNLVGGFVEYRDSFGFRAELSGRALKDIVLNYPYVFEIAEHCEIERQVLTHEDFGEIDCTILAPSIDSPNLCIIDSGIQQNHILLEPAILPDRSINFVPHETTVADQVPNGGHGTKVAGAVLYGAAIPRAGTVQAPFFLTNIRVLDAGKAMSSLLFEPELMHTIADHNGDISIFNLSINTRVPCRTRHMSQWASAIDMICHEEAKIFVVSAGNINDSGALVNRPGIKEHLAASRPYPSYLLEPSSRIADPAQSIFAITVGSVCIGEFDDADRASFGKKDFPSSFSRSGMGMWGAIKPEVVEYGGDWIKEKAGSNLTILPQTSPELVKTGLHGIGRVDIGTSFSAPQVTHILGHLQKLFPNEHVLFYKALLIQSARLPEAIWHNPHARHLRHMGYGIPSLDRAIDNTPFRITFTETGAIAPKKAKIFSVKVPEEMRGQGEAYDILIEVSLCYTAEPRRTRKNLRSYLSAWLTWESSKLGQSSQAFHADVLKEMVEKDWDQEQEEPEDPHSIKWTIWSNSKWGKIKDIRRQASANQKDWVVLKSFELPSELSFAVIGHKGWENDLNQEVPYAFVVSFEILHSEVEIYDIMQQVNIEVPIQARV; via the coding sequence ATGGCAAAATTTCCTCATCTCCCTCTCAGGACCATATTAGATGGCAGTTATAAATTTAAGGGCTTTGCCGGTCGCGGTAAGTCTCAACGCTCGCTCGATAATTTAAATAATAGAAAAGCTCACGGAACGTCACTATTACAGATGACTGAAGGGATCCAACAGCTCAACATGGATGTGCTGGCCTGGCGTAAAGAGCAAGGACTGCCAGATTTGCCTGATGAACATATAATACCTGTATTGTTGCAAGTTGATCCACAGGTTTTCAATATTGAAAGCTTGAAGGGATTTGGCATGGAGGTGATTGCAGAAGAGGAATCTGGTTTTATTATTGGTGCAAGCGTGGACCAATTTAAATCGTTGAAGGCCAAGATTAGTAAGTTCATCAAAGAGACGAACCAAGGGACTGCGCTACTTTGGCAAATCGAGCAAGGACAGCAGTGGAGACCTGAATACATTTTAAATGAGGAGTTGTATTGGAAGTGGCTGGATGGGATTAAAGATGAAGAACAATTCACAGTAGATATTTCTATTTCCTGTCATATAAAACAGAGTGATCACCCTGTACAGACTAAAGGAATGAGTGATGAATCCTTTGAGACTAAACTTTCCAACTGGTATGAAAATACTTTGGTGACAGATGTTGAGCTAGACCAGTTGATGATGCAACGCCAGGATCAAGTTCAAACTTTTATAGAATTAGGCGGCGGAAACCTTGTTGGAGGTTTTGTAGAATATCGAGACAGCTTTGGTTTTCGTGCTGAGCTTTCTGGCCGCGCATTGAAAGACATTGTACTAAATTACCCCTATGTGTTTGAGATTGCTGAGCACTGTGAAATAGAACGCCAAGTGCTCACTCATGAAGATTTCGGAGAAATTGATTGTACTATACTCGCCCCCTCGATCGATTCACCTAACTTGTGTATTATAGATAGTGGTATTCAACAGAACCATATATTACTGGAACCTGCAATCTTGCCAGACAGATCAATCAATTTCGTCCCACACGAAACTACGGTGGCCGATCAGGTTCCAAATGGCGGGCACGGTACGAAAGTAGCTGGAGCAGTTCTTTATGGCGCAGCAATTCCCAGAGCAGGAACGGTTCAGGCACCTTTCTTTTTGACCAATATACGGGTGCTGGATGCCGGTAAGGCTATGTCCAGCTTGCTGTTTGAACCTGAATTGATGCATACAATAGCTGATCATAACGGGGATATATCCATATTTAATCTCTCTATTAATACAAGAGTACCGTGCAGGACGCGTCATATGTCGCAATGGGCTTCCGCTATTGACATGATTTGTCATGAAGAAGCGAAAATCTTTGTAGTTTCTGCGGGAAATATTAATGACTCGGGCGCCTTGGTGAACAGGCCTGGCATTAAGGAACATCTGGCGGCCAGTCGCCCATACCCAAGTTATTTACTTGAACCTTCTTCGCGAATCGCTGATCCGGCTCAAAGTATTTTTGCTATTACGGTTGGTTCTGTATGTATAGGTGAATTTGACGACGCTGACCGTGCATCATTTGGAAAAAAAGATTTTCCCTCATCTTTTTCACGATCAGGGATGGGCATGTGGGGTGCAATAAAGCCGGAGGTCGTTGAGTATGGGGGGGATTGGATCAAAGAAAAAGCCGGCTCTAATTTAACAATCCTCCCCCAGACATCTCCTGAATTGGTGAAAACGGGTTTGCATGGCATAGGTAGAGTCGATATTGGTACATCATTTAGCGCTCCTCAGGTGACCCATATTTTGGGCCATTTACAGAAACTCTTTCCTAATGAGCACGTGTTATTTTACAAAGCTTTGCTCATACAATCGGCTAGGTTGCCAGAGGCTATTTGGCACAATCCACATGCCCGGCATTTACGGCACATGGGGTATGGTATCCCAAGTCTGGATAGAGCGATAGACAATACTCCGTTTCGGATTACTTTTACAGAAACAGGAGCTATTGCACCGAAAAAAGCTAAGATTTTCTCGGTTAAGGTGCCGGAAGAAATGCGCGGACAGGGTGAAGCTTATGATATCTTAATAGAAGTTTCTCTATGCTATACTGCAGAACCACGAAGAACTAGAAAGAATCTGCGGTCTTACTTGTCAGCATGGCTAACTTGGGAATCCAGTAAATTGGGACAGAGCAGTCAGGCATTTCATGCAGATGTATTGAAGGAGATGGTGGAAAAGGATTGGGATCAGGAACAAGAGGAACCTGAAGATCCACATTCTATAAAATGGACAATCTGGAGCAATAGTAAATGGGGGAAAATTAAAGATATAAGACGGCAGGCTAGTGCTAATCAGAAAGACTGGGTAGTACTTAAATCATTTGAATTACCTTCTGAACTGTCCTTTGCGGTAATTGGGCACAAAGGTTGGGAAAATGATCTAAATCAAGAGGTGCCTTATGCATTTGTTGTGAGTTTTGAAATTTTACACTCTGAAGTCGAGATTTATGATATTATGCAGCAGGTAAATATAGAGGTGCCTATTCAGGCAAGAGTGTGA
- a CDS encoding redoxin domain-containing protein, with translation MALQVGDQAPDFKLFSSDLKEVALSDYKGRKLVVHFFPLAFTGVCTAQLCTMRDSFGYYEGMNADVVGISVDSPFALAKFKEEQSYQFPLLSDFNKETSKAFGALYEDFAFNMKGVSKRSAFVIDEEGKIIHSEVLEDAGNMPDFDAIKRSIEA, from the coding sequence ATGGCATTACAAGTTGGCGATCAAGCCCCGGATTTTAAATTATTCAGCTCAGACCTGAAAGAAGTAGCGCTATCTGATTATAAAGGTAGAAAACTGGTTGTTCATTTCTTCCCATTGGCTTTTACAGGGGTATGTACTGCACAACTGTGTACGATGAGAGATAGCTTTGGCTATTATGAGGGAATGAATGCCGATGTAGTGGGTATCTCCGTAGATTCTCCCTTCGCTTTGGCTAAATTTAAAGAAGAACAAAGCTATCAGTTCCCTTTGTTGTCTGATTTTAACAAAGAAACTTCTAAAGCATTCGGTGCTTTGTACGAAGATTTTGCTTTCAATATGAAAGGAGTCTCTAAAAGATCGGCTTTTGTAATTGATGAAGAAGGAAAAATTATTCACTCAGAAGTGTTGGAAGATGCAGGTAATATGCCTGACTTTGATGCGATTAAGCGTTCAATAGAAGCATAA
- a CDS encoding recombinase family protein, whose product MQTAMLYIRVSTDEQAQKGYSQQSQRERLEKFCFVNKIQILQIVYEDHSAKTFNRPEWSKLFLGLNRSRVNRPDFILFSRWDRFSRNAADAYSMIERLKKMNIETKAIDQPLNLAIPENKIMLAIYLATSEVENDRRSLNVRQGMRKAKQEGRYMCHAPIGYINITLIDGKKCIIPKEPEATFIKNIFIELAKGYYSTRFIYNEAIENGFKCSLNNFWLMIRNPIYCGKIIVPAYEQENRYLVNGLHEKLISEDVFKQVQQVLNNNAKPQCRTKTNNQLPLRGLLTCPLCLKILTGSASKGKNRYYHYYHCMNGCKFRVRADSMDELVLKELIQLIPGEFYLSLFRVVSQRVYNKHFGEASNTQSQIFRSIERTFERLNKAKELLLSGEIDNDDYFAIKADCEYKINRIGTSLNNAAFMISKAEKIIAEAMQKFSNISLTYQQFETTYKRKTIDLLTAKRILCDDKNFHILFTDAVKFIFNLDHEILDAITEIQAISDSNSVEEFVYSKECEEIIKFESNNNRNIESRNAQNIIFFLESFAELVIHS is encoded by the coding sequence ATGCAAACTGCAATGTTATACATTCGTGTAAGTACTGATGAGCAGGCACAAAAAGGATACTCACAGCAAAGCCAAAGAGAACGTTTAGAAAAGTTCTGTTTCGTTAATAAAATTCAAATTCTACAGATCGTATACGAAGATCATTCAGCAAAAACCTTTAATAGACCCGAGTGGTCAAAATTATTCTTAGGCTTAAACCGTAGTAGAGTTAACAGACCAGACTTTATTTTATTCTCCAGATGGGATAGGTTCAGCAGGAATGCTGCGGATGCATATTCCATGATTGAAAGGCTTAAAAAGATGAACATTGAAACCAAGGCCATTGATCAACCTCTTAACCTCGCTATTCCAGAAAATAAAATAATGCTCGCTATTTACCTAGCAACATCCGAAGTAGAAAATGACAGGCGAAGTTTGAATGTCAGGCAAGGTATGCGTAAAGCAAAACAAGAGGGACGATATATGTGTCATGCACCGATAGGATATATAAATATCACCTTAATCGATGGCAAAAAATGTATAATACCCAAAGAGCCAGAGGCGACCTTTATCAAGAACATTTTTATCGAATTGGCCAAAGGATATTATTCCACACGTTTTATTTATAACGAAGCAATAGAGAACGGATTTAAATGTAGCTTAAATAATTTCTGGCTGATGATCCGAAATCCTATTTATTGTGGTAAGATCATAGTTCCAGCGTACGAACAAGAAAATCGGTATTTAGTTAATGGCTTGCATGAAAAATTAATATCTGAAGATGTCTTTAAACAAGTTCAACAGGTATTAAATAACAATGCAAAACCACAATGCAGAACTAAAACTAATAATCAACTACCATTACGAGGTCTATTAACATGCCCACTATGCCTTAAGATCCTAACAGGTAGTGCCTCGAAAGGTAAAAATAGGTATTACCATTACTACCACTGTATGAATGGTTGCAAATTCCGGGTTAGAGCCGATTCTATGGATGAATTGGTACTAAAAGAGTTAATACAGTTAATTCCTGGAGAATTTTATTTATCTCTTTTTCGTGTGGTCTCACAACGTGTTTATAATAAACATTTCGGCGAAGCTTCAAATACACAATCCCAAATCTTCAGAAGCATCGAAAGAACATTTGAAAGGCTAAACAAGGCTAAGGAACTTTTATTATCAGGTGAAATAGACAATGATGACTATTTCGCAATAAAAGCCGATTGTGAGTACAAAATCAACAGGATAGGAACTAGTTTGAACAACGCAGCGTTTATGATTTCAAAAGCTGAAAAAATAATAGCTGAGGCTATGCAAAAATTCTCAAATATCTCTCTAACCTACCAACAATTTGAAACTACATACAAAAGAAAAACAATCGACCTCTTAACTGCCAAACGGATACTTTGCGATGATAAGAACTTTCATATCCTTTTCACAGATGCAGTCAAATTCATTTTCAATTTAGATCATGAAATTTTGGATGCTATTACTGAAATCCAAGCAATTTCCGATTCAAATTCAGTAGAAGAATTTGTTTACTCGAAAGAATGTGAAGAAATAATAAAGTTTGAAAGCAATAATAACCGGAATATTGAGTCTAGAAATGCTCAAAATATTATATTTTTCCTAGAGAGTTTTGCAGAACTGGTCATCCATAGCTAA
- a CDS encoding FecR domain-containing protein — translation MGKSITVSLLKKYLSGSCTASETEQVNRWFDSMDGVPEHIAGLSEEERMLMEDRVFERILHHIEKEEQTSTYSLPKKSIYSWKGLTVAASLLLFLSLVVLWMQHPSSLSPKQITKSAESTNIKPGGNKAVLTLSDGSSLVLADASLGTVADQQNVSVIKTAEGELSYQKGTANNSSEIVYNTITTPVGGKYSVVLPDGSKVWLNSKSSLRFPTSFTGPERKVQMTGEVYFEIARNPKQPFKVLSRGTQISVLGTHFNVMAYEDETEEKTTLLEGSIHLSSGKFSKLLKPGQQAAVDASGIQVNQHVDLQEVMAWRNNLFIFKDMEIKEIARQISRWYDVQVVFKSTTSKIPYTGTISKDVELSELLSMLQFTGLKYELNNRLLTIIE, via the coding sequence ATGGGCAAATCAATTACTGTGTCCTTGCTTAAAAAATATCTTTCAGGTAGCTGCACTGCCAGTGAGACAGAACAGGTTAATCGTTGGTTTGACAGCATGGATGGGGTTCCGGAACATATTGCGGGGCTGTCAGAAGAGGAGCGGATGTTAATGGAAGACAGGGTTTTTGAACGCATTCTACATCACATAGAGAAAGAAGAGCAGACCAGTACATATTCATTGCCAAAAAAATCAATTTATTCATGGAAAGGACTGACGGTTGCTGCATCTCTGTTGTTGTTCCTGAGTTTGGTTGTTCTTTGGATGCAGCATCCTTCCTCGCTTTCCCCGAAGCAAATTACCAAATCAGCTGAATCAACAAATATTAAACCCGGAGGCAATAAGGCGGTGCTCACACTCAGCGACGGGTCGTCTTTGGTACTGGCTGACGCAAGCTTGGGTACTGTGGCTGATCAGCAAAATGTAAGTGTGATAAAAACTGCTGAGGGAGAGCTGAGTTATCAAAAAGGCACCGCAAACAATTCTTCAGAAATAGTATACAATACCATCACCACACCGGTGGGAGGGAAATACAGTGTCGTATTGCCTGATGGCAGTAAGGTCTGGCTAAATTCCAAGTCCAGTTTAAGGTTTCCTACTTCATTTACAGGACCTGAAAGAAAGGTACAAATGACTGGTGAGGTGTATTTTGAAATTGCCAGGAATCCGAAGCAGCCTTTTAAAGTACTATCCCGGGGAACACAAATCAGTGTGTTGGGAACACATTTTAATGTGATGGCCTATGAAGACGAAACCGAGGAAAAAACAACACTGTTAGAAGGCAGTATCCATCTTTCTTCGGGGAAATTTTCTAAGCTTTTGAAACCCGGACAACAAGCTGCTGTAGATGCATCCGGCATACAGGTTAATCAGCACGTCGATCTGCAGGAAGTAATGGCCTGGAGAAACAACCTGTTTATTTTTAAAGACATGGAAATCAAAGAAATTGCCCGACAAATATCCAGATGGTATGATGTTCAGGTTGTATTTAAAAGCACGACTTCAAAAATACCTTACACGGGTACGATATCTAAAGATGTTGAACTTTCAGAGCTCCTGAGCATGCTTCAGTTTACAGGGCTAAAATACGAATTGAACAACCGTCTGCTCACCATTATTGAATAA